Proteins encoded in a region of the Candidatus Zixiibacteriota bacterium genome:
- the rpmA gene encoding 50S ribosomal protein L27 encodes MAHKKGVGSSRNGRDSHGQRLGVKIFGGEAVNAGTILVRQRGTRIHPGRNVGVGKDWTLFARIDGKVSFVRGARDRSYAHVDPA; translated from the coding sequence ATGGCGCATAAAAAGGGCGTGGGATCCTCGCGTAACGGGCGCGATTCGCACGGCCAGCGTTTGGGTGTCAAAATCTTCGGCGGCGAGGCCGTCAATGCCGGCACGATCCTTGTCCGGCAGCGCGGCACCCGCATCCACCCGGGCCGCAATGTCGGAGTCGGCAAGGACTGGACGCTGTTTGCACGCATCGACGGTAAGGTCTCGTTCGTGCGTGGAGCACGCGACCGCTCGTATGCCCATGTGGACCCTGCGTAA
- the fumC gene encoding class II fumarate hydratase has product MGARMEKDTMGEIAVPDDRYWGAQTERSRQNFKIGGERFPRSLIRALGILKKAAALTNQELGLLSQDKADLIARAADEVIDGSLDDHFPLVVWQTGSGTQTNMNANEVIANRAIELAGGRIGSKSPIHPNDDVNKAQSSNDTFPTAMHIAAADEVTQRLLPAIRGLRDTLRRKSDAFADIIKIGRTHLMDAVPLTLGQEFSGYTQQLTNNIARIESALPFVYELALGGTAVGTGLNTHPDFAGKAAARIAGITGLPFVSAPNKFEALAAHDALVSLHGALKTLAASLLKIANDIRWMGSGPRAGLGELSLPENEPGSSIMPGKVNPTQCEAMTMVCAQVLGNDVAVNVAGSSGNFELNVFKPVIIHNVLQSVRLLADACESFDAHCAAGMTANREIIELHMTRSLMLVTALNPHVGYDNAAKIAKKAHAENTTLREAAIELGLLTAEQFDSWVRPNDMLGPKVLS; this is encoded by the coding sequence ATGGGAGCACGGATGGAGAAGGATACGATGGGCGAGATCGCGGTCCCCGACGACCGCTACTGGGGCGCACAAACAGAGCGGTCACGTCAGAATTTCAAGATCGGCGGCGAGCGCTTTCCGCGTTCCCTGATCCGTGCGCTCGGCATATTGAAGAAGGCGGCCGCACTAACCAATCAGGAATTGGGGCTGCTCTCCCAAGACAAGGCCGACCTGATTGCGCGCGCTGCCGACGAAGTGATCGACGGTTCGCTCGACGATCACTTTCCGCTGGTGGTCTGGCAAACCGGATCGGGGACCCAGACCAACATGAACGCCAACGAGGTCATCGCCAATCGCGCGATCGAGCTGGCGGGTGGGCGCATCGGCTCCAAATCCCCGATTCACCCGAATGATGACGTCAACAAAGCGCAGTCATCCAATGACACGTTTCCGACCGCCATGCACATTGCGGCCGCCGACGAAGTGACGCAGCGTCTCTTGCCCGCCATCCGCGGGCTGCGCGATACGCTGCGCCGGAAGTCGGATGCATTCGCCGACATCATCAAGATTGGACGCACGCACTTGATGGATGCCGTGCCGCTGACACTGGGACAGGAATTCTCCGGGTACACCCAACAGTTGACCAACAACATCGCGCGCATCGAATCGGCGCTGCCCTTCGTTTACGAATTGGCGCTGGGTGGAACCGCGGTCGGCACCGGGCTGAACACACATCCCGATTTTGCCGGAAAGGCCGCCGCCCGCATCGCCGGGATCACCGGGCTGCCGTTTGTCAGCGCACCCAACAAGTTCGAGGCACTGGCCGCGCATGATGCACTCGTGTCCCTCCACGGCGCGCTCAAGACGCTGGCAGCATCGCTGCTGAAGATCGCCAACGACATTCGCTGGATGGGATCGGGGCCGCGTGCGGGATTGGGAGAATTATCGCTGCCGGAAAACGAGCCCGGCAGCTCGATCATGCCCGGCAAAGTCAACCCGACGCAATGCGAAGCGATGACCATGGTCTGCGCGCAGGTGTTGGGAAATGATGTTGCCGTCAATGTCGCCGGATCATCGGGCAATTTTGAGCTGAATGTATTCAAGCCCGTGATCATCCATAATGTGTTGCAGTCGGTCCGGCTGCTGGCGGATGCGTGCGAGTCGTTCGACGCGCATTGCGCAGCCGGAATGACCGCCAACCGCGAGATCATCGAACTGCACATGACCCGCTCGCTGATGCTCGTCACCGCGCTGAATCCGCACGTCGGCTACGACAACGCGGCGAAGATTGCCAAGAAGGCGCACGCCGAAAACACGACGCTCCGCGAGGCCGCCATTGAGCTGGGCCTGCTGACCGCGGAGCAGTTCGACAGTTGGGTGCGCCCGAATGATATGCTGGGGCCGAAGGTCCTCTCTTGA
- a CDS encoding nucleotidyltransferase yields MLNSHYKDMLSALSEEGVRFLVVGAYAMAAHGYVRATSDLDIWVEPAPDNAQAVMRALQRFGAPMHDISVRELEQSDTVLQIGVAPLRIDIMTGVAGLEFSEAYRNAVETQIDRITVRLLSLNDLIRNKRASGRTRDTADAEALESLRNSAAPE; encoded by the coding sequence ATGTTGAACAGCCACTACAAAGACATGTTGTCCGCGTTGTCCGAGGAAGGCGTTAGGTTCCTCGTCGTCGGCGCGTACGCCATGGCCGCACACGGTTATGTGCGCGCTACGTCTGATCTGGACATCTGGGTTGAGCCCGCGCCAGACAACGCGCAAGCCGTCATGCGTGCGCTCCAACGATTCGGTGCACCAATGCATGATATCAGCGTACGCGAACTGGAACAGTCTGACACCGTTCTGCAGATCGGCGTCGCCCCCCTGAGAATCGACATTATGACCGGTGTGGCAGGATTGGAGTTTAGTGAGGCGTATCGGAATGCCGTGGAAACGCAAATCGACAGGATTACAGTTCGCCTGTTGTCTCTGAACGATTTGATCAGGAATAAGCGGGCCTCGGGCAGAACTCGAGACACTGCCGATGCCGAGGCCCTCGAATCACTGAGAAACTCAGCCGCTCCAGAGTAA
- the crcB gene encoding fluoride efflux transporter CrcB, with translation MMRHIVLIAVGGSLGAVARYGLTGLVHKHFKGLFPLGTLAVNLAGCLLIGVIMGLVVQRQLFAPGTRIFLLVGFLSSFTTLSTVSYETFQFLHDTEIALALGNILANAIGGIVLVAVGWLAVRFFAGFGGIS, from the coding sequence ATGATGCGACACATTGTGTTGATCGCCGTCGGCGGCAGTCTGGGCGCGGTCGCGCGATACGGTTTGACGGGGCTGGTTCATAAACACTTCAAGGGCCTCTTTCCGCTCGGAACGCTGGCCGTCAATTTGGCGGGGTGCCTGTTGATCGGCGTGATTATGGGACTGGTGGTTCAGCGGCAACTGTTCGCGCCGGGAACGCGCATCTTCTTGCTGGTCGGATTCCTCAGTTCGTTTACGACGCTCTCGACGGTATCCTACGAAACCTTTCAGTTTCTGCACGACACCGAGATCGCGCTGGCCCTCGGCAACATTCTGGCCAACGCGATTGGGGGAATCGTGCTGGTGGCCGTCGGCTGGCTGGCTGTTCGCTTCTTTGCCGGATTCGGAGGCATATCATGA
- a CDS encoding DUF190 domain-containing protein — translation MKLEGEGQLLRILIGESDRWEGRPLHEAIVLKARELGLAGATVLRGLEGFGAHSRIHTAKVLRLSEDLPIVIEIVDRPERIAMLLPELDKMVSEGMMTLEKVQVIAYRHNGDASRA, via the coding sequence ATGAAACTGGAAGGTGAAGGGCAGCTTCTCCGCATCCTGATCGGCGAGAGCGATCGTTGGGAAGGCAGGCCGCTCCACGAAGCCATCGTGCTGAAGGCGCGGGAGTTGGGGCTGGCGGGCGCGACCGTCCTGCGCGGACTCGAGGGATTCGGCGCGCACAGCCGCATTCATACCGCCAAAGTCCTGCGACTCTCCGAAGATCTGCCGATTGTCATCGAAATCGTCGACCGACCGGAACGCATCGCCATGCTCCTGCCGGAACTCGACAAGATGGTCTCCGAAGGAATGATGACGCTGGAAAAAGTCCAGGTCATCGCCTATCGGCACAACGGCGATGCCAGTCGTGCCTGA
- a CDS encoding dockerin type I repeat-containing protein has protein sequence MRVRTLRVVWGLVAPAVLLFASVVYGQNFIRGDFNCDGVVDGRDFDDLLSFIDTGMPVPPCMKAADVNGNGLAAEVADVIFLQNFLSGGPPAPYPECGTDESAIRCDVSCGQPQLPCHQATCQARLASPLCR, from the coding sequence ATGCGGGTCCGCACTCTCCGTGTCGTTTGGGGGTTGGTGGCACCGGCGGTCCTTCTGTTTGCGTCGGTGGTTTACGGTCAGAACTTCATTCGTGGCGATTTCAACTGTGACGGTGTGGTCGATGGACGGGACTTCGATGATCTGCTCAGCTTTATCGACACCGGCATGCCGGTCCCTCCCTGTATGAAGGCCGCCGATGTCAATGGGAACGGACTGGCGGCGGAGGTGGCCGACGTTATTTTTCTGCAGAATTTTCTTTCCGGCGGCCCGCCGGCGCCCTATCCGGAATGCGGTACCGACGAGAGCGCGATACGGTGCGATGTGAGTTGTGGTCAGCCGCAGCTCCCCTGCCACCAAGCAACATGTCAGGCACGACTGGCATCGCCGTTGTGCCGATAG